One window of Paralichthys olivaceus isolate ysfri-2021 chromosome 20, ASM2471397v2, whole genome shotgun sequence genomic DNA carries:
- the ddah2 gene encoding N(G),N(G)-dimethylarginine dimethylaminohydrolase 2 — translation MANMCPYGRFTHAVVRSVPETFGKAAADARENGEALVDLAKAQRQFGCLTGALRQKVGLQLIEIPPDLDLPESWRIEDVAVIQGDTALITRPFKQQRRSEAEAVRRVMSELNLTVVEMGNEEGDSGGATLEGSDILFTGREFFVGISSHTNRRGAEVLADTFRDFAVSTVPVCGGARLKNICSMGGPDTIIISNSDGAKKTLRMMEQLTDHHYEILTVPEEAAANCVYIKGPSKRDFLLHRPAEECPESVSAFQKLQDYTLLPTACSEASKLGASLSSLCLLINRKHTYF, via the exons atggccAACATGTGCCCATATGGCCGTTTCACCCACGCCGTGGTGCGGAGCGTCCCAGAGACCTTTGGGAAGGCCGCGGCAGACGCCCGTGAGAACGGAGAGGCCTTGGTGGACCTGGCCAAAGCTCAGCGTCAGTTCGGCTGCCTGACGGGAGCCCTGAGGCAGAAGGTGGGCCTGCAGCTCATCGAGATCCCCCCCGACCTGGACCTCCCAGAGAGCTGGAGGATAGAGGATGTGGCGGTCATCCAGGGTGACACGGCGCTCATCACCAGGCCCTTCAAACAGCAGAGACGCAGCGAG GCGGAGGCGGTTAGGAGGGTGATGTCGGAGCTGAACCTGACCGTGGTAGAGATGGGGAACGAGGAGGGCGACTCCGGAGGAGCCACGCTGGAGGGCAGCGACATCCTCTTCACGGGGAGGGAGTTCTTTGTTGGCATCTCGTCCCACACCAACCGCAGAGGAGCCGAGGTGCTGGCAGACACTTTCAGG GACTTTGCCGTGTCCACTGTCCCCGTCTGTGGTGGAGCCCGACTGAAGAACATCTGCTCCATGGGAGGACCAGACACGATCATCATCAGCAACAGTGACGGGGCCAAGAAGACACTCCGG ATGATGGAACAGCTGACTGACCACCACTATGAAATCCTGACGGTCCCAGAGGAAGCAGCCGCAAACTGCGTCTACATCAAAGGTCCATCGAAACGTGACTTCCTGCTGCACCGGCCTGCAGAGGAGTGTCCTGAGAGCGTCTCT GCGTTCCAGAAGCTGCAGGACTACACCCTCCTGCCTACGGCCTGCAGCGAGGCCTCCAAACTGGGGGCGTCTCTGTCGTCGCTCTGCCTCCTcatcaacagaaaacacacgtATTTCTGA
- the rps5 gene encoding small ribosomal subunit protein uS7 — protein sequence MTEWETAPAVAETPEIKLFGKWSTDDVQINDISLQDYIAVKEKYAKYLPHSGGRYAAKRFRKAQCPIVERLTNSMMMHGRNNGKKLMTVRIVKHAFEIIHLLTGENPLQVLVNAIINSGPREDSTRIGRAGTVRRQAVDVSPLRRVNQAIWLLCTGAREAAFRNIKTIAECLADELINAAKGSSNSYAIKKKDELERVAKSNR from the exons A tgactgagtgggagactgcCCCAGCCGTGGCTGAGACCCCGGAGATCAAGCTCTTTGGCAAGTGGAGCACCGATGATGTCCAGATCAATGACATCTCCCTGCAG GATTACATTGCAGTGAAAGAGAAGTACGCCAAGTACCTGCCACACTCTGGAGGCCGTTATGCCGCCAAACGTTTCCGTAAGGCCCAGTGCCCCATTGTGGAGCGTCTGACCAACTCCATGATGATGCACGGCCGCAACAACGGCAAGAAGCTGATGACCGTGCGCATCGTCAAGCACGCCTTCGAGATCATCCACCTGCTGACCGGAGAG AATCCCCTTCAGGTCTTGGTGAACGCCATCATCAACAGTGGACCCCGTGAGGACTCCACCCGTATCGGTCGTGCCGGTACCGTCAGGAGGCAGGCTGTGGACGTGTCGCCCCTCCGCAGAGTCAACCAG GCCATCTGGCTGCTGTGCACAGGAGCAagagaagctgctttcaggaaCATCAAGACCATCGCCGAGTGTCTGGCTGATGAGCTGATCAACGCAGCTAAG GGTTCATCTAACTCCTACGCCATCAAGAAGAAGGACGAGTTGGAGAGAGTCGCCAAATCCAACCGTTAA
- the ppt2b gene encoding lysosomal thioesterase PPT2: protein MRGSHSVMSSRRRRSSSGAAGLLYPLLGACLWAAVVGYKPVIIVHGLFDSSGDFKNLQRFINESHPGTNVTIIDLFDRSASLQPMWKQVEGFKAAIYPIMQNAADGVHFICYSQGGLVCRGILSTLPNHNVHSFISLSSPQAGQYGDTDYLKYLFPQFVKSNLFHLCYTAFGQRISICNYWNDPHHRDLYVNSSDYLALLNSERTNPNSTEWKKNFLKISKLVLIGGPDDGVITPWQSSQFGFYDDNETVVEMQQQDLYLRDVFGLKTLAARGDLIICSVPGVVHTLWHSNETVFHTCMEKWLV from the exons ATGAGGGGCTCACACTCAGTCATGTCGAgccggaggaggagaagcagcagcggGGCGGCCGGGCTCCTGTACCCGCTGCTGGGTGCGTGTCTCTGGGCTGCGGTGGTCGGATACAAGCCGGTGATCATCGTCCACGGTTTGTTCGACAGCTCCGGGGATTTTAAAAACTTACAGCGGTTCATCAACGAG tCTCACCCTGGAACAAATGTGACCATCATCGACTTGTTTGACAGAAGTGCCAGCCTGCAGCCCATGTGGAAGCAGGTGGAGGGATTCAAGGCAGCTATTTATCCAATAATGCAAAACGCAGCAGACGGCGTCCATTTCATTTGCTACTCTCAAG gTGGGCTGGTTTGCAGAGGAATCCTCTCCACTCTGCCCAACCACAACGTCCActccttcatctctctgtcCTCGCCTCAGGCCGGGCAATATGGAG ACACAGACTACTTAAAGTACCTCTTCCCTCAGTTTGTCAAGTCCAACCTCTTCCACCTCTGCTACACTGCGTTCGGTCAGAGAATATCCATCTGCAACTACTGGAACG acCCTCACCACAGAGACCTGTATGTGAACAGCAGTGATTATTTGGCTCTGCTCAACAGCGAGAGAACTAATCCAAATTCAACAG AGTGGAAGAAAAACTTCCTCAAGATCAGTAAGCTGGTGTTGATCGGTGGACCAGACGACGGCGTCATCACTCCCTGGCAGTCGAG TCAGTTTGGATTTTACGACGACAATGAGACCGTTGTGGAAATGCAGCAGCAAGAT TTGTACTTGAGAGATGTTTTTGGTCTGAAGACGCTGGCGGCTCGTGGGGATCTGATCATCTGTTCTGTTCCCGGCGTCGTGCACACTTTGTGGCACTCAAACGAGACTGTGTTCCACACGTGTATGGAGAAGTGGCTGGTGTGA